In the Balaenoptera acutorostrata chromosome 16, mBalAcu1.1, whole genome shotgun sequence genome, GTGGTTGCTGTAATGACTATCTTTTTggcttttttagtggttgctgtatgattataatatacatattttatttcacaatcTACTTAGAATCAATGTTTTACCGTTCCACGTGGAATGTGGAAAACCTTAACCACCTGTGAGTTTTTTAATCTTCCCTTCTTTATATTGCAGTTGTCTTAAATACTACCTTTACATTGAAAATCCTATAGGATAATGTGATAATACTTCCTTTCAAAGGAGAATAGTAGTTAATTATGTTAACACAGATATTTACTTTCACAGcttttttcttcctgatcttccaagtttgtttgtttgtttgttttggtattaTTTACCTTCTGTCTAAAGAACTTCCTTCAGGAATGATTTTAGAGCAGCTTTCCTGGCAAGAAATTTTCTTAGCGTTTCTTCACTTGAGAATGTCTTTATCTCACCTTCATTCCTGAGAGATgtttttgctgaatatagaattctgAACTAACTgttctttcattactttaaaaatgttgtgtGACCTCCATAGTTTTTGATGAGAAACCTGCAGTCGTCTGAATTGTTGTGTTCCTGTAAGTAATGCATCAGTTTTCTagatgctttcaagattttttccatTGTCTTTTAGTTTTTACCAGTTTAATTATGTACTGCTGCTTGGATTTCTTTCTCCTTATCCTGTTTGGGGTTCACTGAGCTTTTTGAATCTGAGAACTTaagtcttttgccaaatttgggatgttttcagcctttatgttttcaatttttttttttccccctgaatcacattctcctttccttttgaGAGTCTGTAAATATCAATGTTAAGCCTCTTTGTATTGTCCCAAGGTCCCTGAAGCTTTGGgacctgttcatttttttccaattatttttctctgttgattAGATTTGATAACTAGTATTGAtgtgtcttcaagttcattgagTTTTCTTCTGTCATTTCCATTCTGTTATTGAGTCCACATATTGCAGTTGGCTGATAGTCTCCTAAGGGTCTTTTAAGTTCTCcctacactttttctttttttttttttttcctaaatcttttttttttacattttatttatttatttatttatttatggctgtgttgggtcttcgtttctgtgcgagggctttctctagttgtggcaagtgggggccactcttcatcgcgatgcgcgggcctctcattatcgtggcctctcttgttgcggagcacaggctccagacgtgcaggctcagtaattgtggctcacgggcctagctgcgctgcggcatgtgggatcttcccagaccagggcttgaacccgtgtcccctgcatgggcaggcagactctcaaccactgcgccaccagggaaacccctacaCTTTTTCTTTATGTAACTTGGTGATTTATTTGTTGTAGAAGGTAGTTTATTAGTCCCAAATGATTTACCACAGTGTGGACTTTCTAATTGTATCTCTGTAGTATTATTTAACATGTTTTCTGTCCCCTGTGTTTTCTGTAGGTTGGAAGTTAAATCTAGAataagggtcagcaaactatagtTTATGAGTCAAATCTAGGCTttccctgtttttataaatatttcttggaaTACAGCTTTGTCTGTAGCTGCTTATGTGCTACAGTagtagagttgagtagttgtgacagggGTTGTATGACTgggaaagcataaaatatttatgttctgTTCCTTTAAAGAAAAGGTTTGTTTACCTCTGATCCATAGATTTTTAtcaaattcagtttttttaaaacaagtaaattCAATAGGTGGTCATGTATATTTGCCTATGTGACACATAATGtttagttttctgtatttttgtgaTGTTAACAATCATTGCTTATATTCGGTGCTTTTTCAGTGACCACCTACATTTTTGATgggtacacacgcacacacacttttttttttttttgctgggtaTATAATTTTAGAttgacattttccttttgttgttttctgGCTTCCATTCTTTATGACTTATTGCCAGCCGTCAGTCTTACTGTTGGTATTTTGCAGGTAATCTGTCGCATTGtatcccccaccccactctctgaatgcttttgagatttttctgattttggttttCATCAGATATATTATACtatttgtatataatataaattatatgttttatcagatatatattatactatactaTCTTTGTTTTTATCATGCCTTGAGTTTAtagtgcttcttgaatctgtggcttGGGATCCTTTTTCAAAATTAGAAAGTTCTCAGTCATATGTCATTTTCTCTTCTGCCCtattcttatttcctctttttctaagactcctattatatatatttagatcTTATACTCTGTGCCATATTATGTCTTTTATgttctttcctgtttttaattttccatCCTTCTGTCATTCTGTGCTTAAAGTGGTATTTTCTTCTGACTTTTCTTCCACttcactattttgtgtgtgtgtgtccaatcTGCTATCAAGCCCATCCTTGAGTATCTTAatcactgcattttaaaattctcttatttGTATGTTTGTTATAGTTTTCAGTTCTCTGTCACAATTCTCCaaattgtcatttatttcagttttttaaatatgtttctgaTCATTCTTTTATTTGAGTCTCCTGTGGGTCTTTTGCTAATGTAagttttttccctttggtttttggtcatttattatttccttgaaTGTCTGCTTATTTCTCACTGAGTGCCAGAAATTGAATGTGAAAAATGTTGGCAGTAGTTTGAGGATGATTGTTCTAGAAACTTAAAACAtctatatatgatttttataaattctaaGGGAAGAATAAACAGGCTTGGAGAAGAAGGAACTGGTAAGAGTCAATTAATAGAATCATCCTGCATTCTAGGTCtgataaagaaggaaatgagggAAACTGGGGGAAAATGAAGATCTTGAAGAATATGGATTGAAATCACTAAAAGAATAGGAGGTTGGCATCAAAGAAGGGATATTAGACCttaagactaaaaataaaaatgatcaaaggGAGCAAAATGCTCTGTGGAAAATAATTGTTGTGTTACTTGAGTTTAGATTAGGAATCAGTCACTTAGGGTTGAGAAGTCTAAATAAGTCTTAAATGGATGGTGTTGGAGTAGGTTAAGTAGTTTTGAAGAGGAAGTAACCATCTAGTAAATGGTGAAGAGCTGGAAGAGAATTTCAggctacacttttttttaaatatatttttcttaaccatatttgcttatttatttatttttatttatttatttttatggctgtgttgggtctccgtttctgtgcgagagctttctctagttgcggcaagcgggggccactcttcatcgcggtgcgcgggcctctcaccatcgtgacctctcttgttgtggagcacaggctccagacacgcaggctcagcaattgtggctcacgggcctagttgctccgcggcatgtgggatcctcccagaccagggctcgaacccgtgtcccctgcattggcaggcagattctcaaccactgcgccaccagggaatccccccaGGCTACACTTTACTTTGCAACTTCTGTTCTTCTTCAGATttcctttgaaattttctttagtCTGATTGGTCTAACAATGTTCAGCATAGTTAGGGGTGAAGACCAGAGGCCATCATGCTTCTGCCTTAGGCTCCACACACCCTTAGATGGGTTAGTATGGTTAGTAAACAGCTGGACTGCAGGTTTAGTCTCAAACCTTTTAAGTCCAGTGAGCTTTCTTTAACTCTTTGGGGGTGTTAATACCTGCCCAATTTATCTCACAGGTTTTTTGTAAAGGTCTACTGGaatgtatgaaatatttcaaaaacgaAAAATACTATACAAATGGAAGGTGGTTAATGATCACATGGTTGGTGGAGAATTGCATGATTTATAAGTACACtgtaggaaaattttaaaagcaagaacTTATTACATACGCATTTAATTTATTCATGTAATTTAATTGTGTTAAGTAAAATTTAtgacagatttttgtgtgaattaAAGCATATCAGCATTAGAAGTTAATACTACATTTTTCTGCTTTAGGGCCAAAGTATACATATATTCTCGTTgtctttaagaaaatgaatttccttttgaaaaagaaatcaaatattataaaagaataaattgtcactttatataaatttaaacttttagtttctatttagattttacaataaaatttaaacattttagattATTGGATGGTATATGTCAtctgatatattaaaaaaataaaacagtcccAGTCCTAAAGGAACATTATAATTCATAGGTAAAACAGTAtttaaaacttctgaaaactaaagtaTAACATTATTTCTCTCTCCCTAGGCAAAATTTGGTTTCTCTAATATTACTGGAATTGATTACTCTCCTTCTGCAATACAGCTTTCTGGAAATATTATAGAGAAAGAAGGTTTATCTAACATTAAGTTGAAGGTAACTATTATTTATATTACTGtaactgttatttttatttataataagttATAAAGTTTAAATGTTTCTGAAGTATATTAATTTGCTGACATCTTTGAGCTCATAAATTAAGGGTCAATCATAAATAATCCAAAATGATACTTTTTAAGTGACAGTATTAAAATTTTCAGTCTAGTCAGTTTGGGAaagttattttctcttcttccttgtgTGCAAGTCTGTTTATTCTTTCtctcgctcttttttttttttacaaatacacACAAATCATAGCTAACTTCGGATTAACTAGATCAAAAAGTTGTAAATGCCTAAAGTAGTATAATGCCACCAAAGATTACACAATTTATTTTTTGCCCTCTGATCTGTGAGGAGATGATGACtcttgcatttatatttttatcccaGGCTTCTCCTTTGAGCTCTAGAATTATATAAACACTGCTTATTCTATAGTTCCACTTGGATAGCTAAAAGTCTCTTAGTTGGTCCAAAATGAAACTCTTGGTTTCTTCCTTAAACTTCTCACTCACCTCCCATCCCCTACCCCACTCTTTCTTTTAAATCCTgtaacagggaattccctggcagtcctgtggttaggacttggcgcttttaCTGCTGTGGTCTGGGTGCactccctggtcggagaactaggaTCCTGAAAGCCTCAAGgagccaacaacaacaaaaaatcctatAGCCAGTTTTGTTGGTTTTATCTTCAGAGTATATCAGGAATGTGATCATTTCTTGATACTTCCACTGCTACCTCCCagatccaagccaccatcatttctcacTTAAATGACTGTAGTAGCCTCTTACTTAGCCTTCCTGtttccactcttgccactctgcTGTCCATTACCACAGGGTAGCCAGAGttagttttttatatataaatcagCTTGTGTCACTGCCTTGCTCACAAGCCTCCAAGGGCTTCCCCGTTGCATTCAGAATGGGATCTGAACGCCCACCCAGCCTTACAAAGCCCcttgtttgggcttccctgggggcgcagtggttgagagtctgcctgccaatgcaggggacacgggttcgagccctggtctgggaagatcccacatgccgcggagcaactaggcccgtgagccacaattactgagcctgcgcgtctggagcctgcaacaagaggccgcgatagtgagaggcccgcgcaccgcgatgaagagtggcccccacttgccacatctagagaaagccctcgcacagaaacggagacccaacacagccataaataaataaataaataaataaagactttctattaaaaaaaaagaaaaaaaaccctcgtTTCTTACCTCTTCTTTATCACCAGTACTCCAGTCACACTGGCTTTCTTTCTGCTCCTGATACATGTCAGCCCTGTTTTTCTCCAGTCTTTAtacctgctgctctctgcctagaatgttcttGCCCCAGATCTTAGTTTGTTTGGCTCATTCTCATCATTCTGATCTCTGCTCAAATATCGCCTTCTTAAAGAGGTCTTGCCTGACTACCTTTTCCAAAACATTTCTCTTCCCAGTCACTCACTgtcttcattattctttttttgtctgcatAGCACTTTATCTGAAGTAATTTGGTTCGCTTATTTATTGTTTGCCTCTCCtttcagagaaaatgagagagattcTCACACAGGGACCTTCTTTGCTTTGTTTGCAGTTACAGTCCCAGGGCCTGAAAAGTTCCTGCCTGTAATAGGTGTTTATGAAAtacctgttgaataaatgaatgctttttttataaatttattttttaatttattcattatttttggctgtgttgggtcttcgttgctgcgcacgggctttctctagttgcggtgagcgggggctactcttcgttgcggtgtgcgggcttctcatggcggtggcttctcttgttgtggagcacgggctctaggcacgcgggcttcagtagctgtggctctcgcaggctctagagcgcaggctcagtagttgtggcacatgggcttagttgctccacagcatgtgggatcctcccggaccagggcttgaacccaggtcccctgcgttggcaggcagcttcttaaccactgcgccaccagcgaagtcccactAAATGAATACTTTTATATAGGCATTTAGGATAGGAACTTCTCCTAACTTCACTCTTAAGAGTGGTAGTCATTATTTTGCTTCAGGTGTAATGAATACTTTGATGTGCGTCAGGGGCAGGAAACCTATGttcaaatgtatgtaaacatgTAATACACATTTTCAAGTCAAACAATAAGAGTTTTAGATAATACactatttatgattattttaagtttatatgACTAATCACGAGCTAATTGCTTAATTACTTTTTCAAAGCAGCTTTTCAGAATTAAGTTTGTTggcaaattattttgaatattttatgaaattgaGGCGGATCACTATTTCAAATGCTTCTAAAGTATCAGTAAGTTATTGAAGTTATTGAAAATGAATGAGATGCTGATACATGACTTTCAAAATCTGAAGTGCATGATATTCATAAAGTTAAGTAATTGCAGTTTAAACAGTCCTTTAATTTCTTAAGCTTTGTGCCATTCATTGTATCCATTAGTTGCTTTGTAAGCTGCTGAGTCAAGGCAAAAGAACTTTGATTTACCGTGTTTACCTCAGGTCATACAGCTAATAATGTCAGCTAAAAATCATCTTATTTCAAGTGCCTTGTTTGAGTTCCagatatttttttgtcatttaaaaaaatatttcaaatattctttttttgacaGAAATAGCTTTTTCATAAACCAGGCTTGTGAGCCCCATTTATGTGCTGGTATTATTAGGCAATACACCTGGCTTTGATTTGTTTCCAAATTTGTAGAGATTTGAAATGTCCAGGAAACACTGTCAGTCTTGCTTACTAATCTTAGCTTTAATGATCTTGGAATGAAGCACATAAAAGTTAGCTATAAAgttgaaaatgtttattatatgtaaaatgcCATCATAAGTAATTGCTCTTTTTATCTGTAACTTTTTACAGATTGTTACttaaattcagtaaatattgtgTGTGAATTGTTCTCACATAGATATTGATTTTTAATATAGGTAGAAGACTTTTTGAATCCTTCCACAAAACTGTCTGGATTTCATGTTTGTATTGACAAAGGGACTTTTGATGCCATAAGCCTTAATCCTGACAATGCAATTGAAAAGAGGAAGCAATATGTGAAATCTCTCTCCAGGGTGTTGAAAGTGAAAGGCTTTTTTCTAATAACCTCATGTAATTGGACCAAGGAAGAGTTgctaaatgaattcagtgaaggtAAATGGCTGTTATGTTGTTTAAATGTGTTCTTACCTCAGGTTTAATGCACTTAaataggttttttatttttccatggtGTTATAgtattttacttttctatttgtgGGAATCgcctgcttttcttctttgttaataACCATGGTAGTACTTTTAACTGTATATGCAAAGAGCAAAGAAATAATATTGGTTGAGATCCAGAGTCCTTTGTAAAATTTTCCAAGAAATCCTGGTAGTTAAGTACTAAAATTTATGAGCCTGTAAAAATTAAGTTCTTTGTTTAAGCTATATAATCTGTTATTTAGGGAATCAAACAAAGAAAGTGCATATATTGCGTTTCTGACTTCAGTGTACTGATATACTGGTaattagtaataatagtaataatgcaGATGGTAGTAGTGCTTTTTAAAGTCTTGTATGagagttttcattttatagatacttTGTCTTGCCTAGTGGTCACTTAGATATTTaggatttttcttcttgttttcagtgtatattcttttttaacatcGCACAGAAACAAAATGTAGGAACTTAGAAGAATTACTACCTATTAATTCTTGAGGAAATCTCTACTTTTTGCAAGATTTGGTGCCAAGACAGGATCCTTTTTTGCCCCATTAGCAAAGTATAATTAGTGCTGTGTCTACTAAATGGGGATCTTGTAAGAATCGAGAATCTTTAATCcatacacaaatattttgagcTCTTTGGAAGACTGTTTCTTGCATGGTTTAAGGGTTATTTCACCTGGCACTTTACTCATGCAGTGCACAGGGCTTTCTGGGAAAGTACCTTGAGAATCTGTAACtatatatttgcttgttttttccttAGACTCCATTTCAGATtagtattgttttttttaaaggagtgggAAGAATTTTCAGG is a window encoding:
- the EEF1AKMT2 gene encoding EEF1A lysine methyltransferase 2 — protein: MLQCLILELEMVFSWLNLLAKFGFSNITGIDYSPSAIQLSGNIIEKEGLSNIKLKVEDFLNPSTKLSGFHVCIDKGTFDAISLNPDNAIEKRKQYVKSLSRVLKVKGFFLITSCNWTKEELLNEFSEGFELFEELRTPRFSFGGRSGNSVAALVFQKTLLYSELFHPVSCKRDICCVFSTCQLGNQGLCSGLRLTTHTLWCTMPSQLACFLPQWC